The Enterobacter asburiae sequence AACAGCACGCCAAAGGCAATATTCATCGCCCGCAGCGCTTTATGGCGCGCCACCTCAACGGACTTTTCCCGTGAACGATACGAAATCACCATCGGGCTTAAGGTCTGAATAAACAGAATGGAAGTTAAGGTAAAGGGCAGCGTGATGATGGCGTTTTTAATCAGCAGCCCCATCGGCGGCAGCATGCCCACGTTGGCTAAATGCCAGAGTCCAATCATCGAAAGACCCAGCGCGGCAACCACGAATAATTTGGTCAGCACCATCAGGCTGGAAACTTTAAACAGCAGCTTTTCACCGCGCGACGAAATAGCGACCAGAATGCAGATCAGGAATAAGCCGTAAAACGGGTTTTCCGAGAGCAAACCGTCGGTCACGCCGAAGGTATGCAAATACGAGGCGCTGTCGTTGGTGATAGCCGTGGAATAGACGAACATCCAGATCACCAGCATCACGAAATAGAGCGCGCCTAATAAGATGCCCCAGTTTTTACCTAAATAACCGCTAATCACGCTCGGGTAGTCTTTACATTCCGGGGATTCCGCCAGCGTATTAATAAATAATCGCTGGAAGAGGTACATGGCCGGATAGCCAATAATCGACGAGAGCAAAAAGACCCACAGCCCCATTAATCCAACCTGAACCGGGAGAAAAACAATCCCCGCGCCGATAGCCATCCCGATACTCATGATGACCCAGCCCGTGTCGGTGCTGTCGAATTTAATCGCCTCTCGCCACTCGCTTTCGCTCATTCCCGCCCGCCTTGCCGCAGGGGAATCACTCACAATCACACTGCTGTTTGTTGCCATATTCATGGGGCACTCGCTTATTTTGTAGGGTAATCAGTTGTTTTTATAGGTTTCCGATCGCCAGCGATTGCGATTCAGAGAGCAGCAGGTGTTTATATTTGGTGTGAGAAAATCATAGCCGGAGCGAGGGAGAAAAAAGTCACAACTTTAATATGGATTTTCTGACGCTGGAGGAAAAGTTGCTACCTGAGGATTAAAAGAGAAGGGTATTTTCTAAATGTGACGACATTCACGAAATTAAAAGCCTCCCCAAAGGAGGAGGCACAATGGCAATCTGAATTACATAGCCTGCGTAAATGTTCGCGAAATCACATCCTGCTGCTGCTCCCGCGTCAGGGCGTTAAACCGCACCGCATACCCTGAAACGCGGATCGTCAGGTTCGGGTAATTCTCAGGATGGGCAATGGCATCGAGGAGCATTTCCCGGTTCATGACGTTGACGTTCAGATGCTGCCCGCCCTCAATGGACGCTTCGTGATGGAAATACCCGTCCAGCAGCCCTACCAGGTTGGTTTTACGCACCAGCTCATCCTTGCCCAGCGCCTGCGGCACGATGGAGAAGGTGTAGGAGATCCCATCTTTTGCATAGGTGAACGGCAGTTTGGCCACCGACGTTAACGAGGCCACCGCCCCTTTTCTGTCGCGACCGTGCATCGGGTTCGCGCCAGGCGCAAACGGCGTGCCGCCGCGGCGTCCGTCCGGCGTGTTGCCGGTCTTCTGGCCGTAGACCACGTTGGAGGTGATGGTCAGGATCGACTGGGTCGGCACCGCGTTACGGTAGGTTGGCAGCGCCTGAATTTTCTTCATAAAGCGCTCCACCAGGTCGCAGGCGATGCTGTCCACGCAATCGTCGTTGTTGCCATACTGCGGGTAGTCCCCTTCTATCACGAAATCGACCGCCAGACCGGTGTGGTCGCGCACCGGCTTCACCGTGGCGTATTTAATGGCCGAGAGAGAATCCGCCGCCACCGACAGCCCGGCAATGCCGCAGGCCATGGTGCGATAGACGTCCCGGTCGTGCAGCGCCATCAGCGAGGCTTCGTAGCTATACTTGTCGTGCATGTAGTGAATGAGATTCAGGGCGCTGATGTACTGCACCGCCAGCCAGTCCATAAAGTGATCGAGGCTCGCCATCACGGTGTCGTAATCCAGCACGTCGCCCAGCAGCGGCTCGGTTTTCGGGCCGACCTGAATCTTCAGTTTTTCGTCCACTCCGCCGTTGATCGCGTACAGCAGCGTTTTGGCGAGGTTGGCGCGCGCGCCAAAGAACTGCATCTGCTTGCCGATCACCATCGGGCTGACGCAGCAGGCAATGGCGTAGTCGTCGCTGTTGAAGTCCGCACGCATCAGATCGTCGTTCTCGTACTGCAGCGACGAGGTGACGATCGACACCTGCGCGGCGTATTTCTTAAACGCGATCGGCAGCTGTTCTGACCAGAGGATCGTCAGGTTCGGCTCCGGCGCAGGCCCCATGGTGTGGAGCGTGTGCAGGTAGCGGAAGCTGTTTTTGGTCACCAGCGTGCGTCCGTCCAACCCCATGCCGCCGATCACTTCCGTCGCCCAGATCGGATCGCCGGAGAAGAGCGTGTCGAACTCCGGCGTGCGCAGGAAGCGCACCATGCGGATCTTCATGATGAAGTGGTCGATAAGCTCCTGGGCCTGGACTTCATTCAGCCGCCCTGCCTGCATATCGCGTTCGATGTAGATATCGAGGAACGAGGCCGTGCGCCCCAGCGACATCGCCCCACCGTTCTGGGATTTTACTGCGGCAAGGTAGGCAAAATAGACCCACTGCACCGCTTCCTGGGCGTTCATCGCCGGGCGTGAGATATCAAAGCCGTAGTTCGCCGCCATCTGCTCGATCTGCAGCAGCGCGCGCTTGTGCTCCGCCAGCTCTTCACGCAGGCGGATCGTCGCCTCCAGATCTTCACCGCGCTCCAGCCTGCCCTGCAGATCCGTAAACTGCAGCTCACGCTCGCGCACCAGATAAGCGATCCCGTACAGCGCCACGCGGCGATAGTCGCCGATGATGCGTCCGCGCCCGTAGCCGTCCGGCAGACCGGTCAGCACGCCGGATTTACGGCAGCGCATCATCTCCGGCGAGTAGACGTCAAACACGCCCTGGTTGTGGGTTTTGCGCAGGTCGGTAAACAGGTATTCGAACTGTGGATCCATCTCCCGACCGTAGGCTTCGAACGAGCTGCGGATCATATTGATCCCACCGTAAGGGTGCAGCGCACGCTTAAGCGGCTTATCGGTTTGCAGACCGACGATCGTCTCCAGATCCTGGTCGATATAGCCAGGCCCGTGGGCCGTAATGGTGGTGGCAATGTTGGTGTCAAAATCCACCGGGGCATGGGTGGCATTCTCCTGGCGAATGCCGACCATTACCTTCTGCCACAACGCCGTCGTTGCTGGCGTCGCCTGCGCGAGGAAAGCTTCATCACCTTCATAAGGGGTGTAGTTATGCTGAATAAAATCGCGGACGTTAACGGCGTTTTTCCATTCTTCACCGCGAAACCCGGCCCATGCGTCGCTGTAGGGCGCGACGCCCGTATCGATAGTTACTTTCATGTGATTCTCGCTTTATCAGGCGTAAGCCGCGGCCGGAGTAACCTTCCCAAGACGGAGAGCGTCCAGCGCGATCATTTTTTCTTCGTTGGTAGGGACAACCGCGCAGACTACGCGGGAGGTATCGCTGCTGATGATGCGCTCACCCGCGCTGCCCGGCAGGGCGTTTTTGGCGTCGTCGAGGTGGATGCCGAACACTTTCAAATGTTCCGCCACCAGCTCACGGACGAGCGTCGAGTTTTCGCCAATGCCGCCGGTAAAGATCACCCCATCCAGACGGTGCAGCGACGCGGCGTGACCGGCAATATGCCGCGCAATGCGGTGAACAAAGGTGTTTATTGCCAGCTGCGCCCGCTCATTGCCTTCGTGCCAGGCTTTCTCCAGCGCGCGTAGATCAGAGGAGATGCCGGATATCCCCAGCAATCCGGACTCTTTGTTGACCACGCGCTCCAGGTCCTCGAACGACTGCCCGGTCTGCTGGGCAATCCACGCCATCGCGCCGAAGTCCACGTCGCCGCAGCGCGTACCCATCACCAGCCCTTCCAGCGGCGTCATCCCCATAGAAGTGTCAACGCTTTCGCCGTTGCGCACCGCACAGATGGACGCCCCGTTGCCAAGATGGGCGATCACCAGGCCGCTGTCATCGGGGGACAGCCCGAGAAGCGTATGCACCTGCCCGGCCACGTAGCGGTGAGAGGTGCCGTGGAAGCCGTAGCGACGCACGCCCAGCTCTTCAAAATAGCGGTACGGCAATCCGTACAGATACGCCTGCGGCGGCAGCGTCTGGTGGAAGCTGGTGTCAAACACCGCGACCTGCTGCACGCCGGGGAACAGGCGCTCTGCGGCTTCCACGCCGCTCAGGTTGGCGTAGTTATGCAGTGGCGCCAGCGGGGAGACCTGGCGGATCTGCGCGACCACCTCTTCCGTGATCAGGGTCGACTCGCTGAAGAGGTCACCGCCGTGGGCAATGCGGTGGCCAATCAAGGCCACGCTGCTCATCAGGTCGCGTTTCTCCAGCTCCAGGGCGATGGCAGCCAGCGCCCCTTCGTAGTCCTGGTGAGCCAGTCTGGCCGGCTGCCCCCCGTTCACGGAAATAAAGGCCTTCCCGGTGTTGATCCCATCTGCAATGCCCGTCATCAGGGCATCGCAGCTTGCTGCATCCAGCACCGAAAACTTAACAGAGGACGATCCGCAGTTAATAACCAGTACTACCGGAAACTCAATCATCATATGACTCCGCTCTTCCTGAGCTTTGGGTTAGAACAGTTTGTAAACGATATTCAGAATGGTCAGCAGGCCCACAACCGTGACGAAGATGTTCTCGGGTTTGCCCTTATATTTCGCCATGGCTGGCGCTTTGCGGATGGCGTACATCGGCAGCAGGCACAGCAGAGAGGCGATGATTGGCGCCCCCATGGCTTCAATAAGGTCCAGAATGTTCGGGTTGGCGTATGCCACAACCCAGGTGGAGCCCATGATGAAGACCATGCTGATGGTGTTCAGCTTGCCAACAGAGACTTTCTTCTTATCGCCCTTGTAGCCAAACTTGAGGATCAGGCCGTTCAGCCCTTCCAGGGTGCCCAGGTAGTGGCCGAAGAAAGATTTGAAGATCGCGACCAGCGCGATGATGGAGGCACCGTATTCCAGTACCGTCGCGAACGTCGATTTGGTTCCGGACATCGAGGCAAAATGGTTCGCCAGGTAGGAGAGCACCGGAATGTTCTGCGCCTTGGCGTCCGCCATGTTCTGCGGAGAGAGCGTAAACAGGCAGCTAAAGGCGAAGAACATCACCACGGCCACCATCAGCAGGCTGGCGCGACCGATGATTCTGGAACATTTCTGCTCGGTGAACTCTTTACCGAACTCAGGTTCGTACTCTTCGCGCTTTGAGACCACGAACGAGGAGACGATAGGCGAGAAGTTAAAGGAGAAGACCATGATGGAGATACCCAGCCACACCGTGACCAGAATGCCGTCATGACCGGTGAAGGCGATATCGCTCAGGTTGACCTGGTCGATCACCGCCGAGTTCCAGTACGGGATCAGCGACAGGGAAATCAGCACCAGGCTGGCGATAAACGGGAACACCAGGAAGCTCATGACCTTCACCATCAGGTCTTTACCAAACCAGATAACAAAGGCCATCAGCAGCAGCAGGAACAGCGCGACAAAGCCACGGTTCAGCGCGGGCAGCTGGAGCTGGTTTTCCCAGAAGGTCATAAAGGTGTTGGTAATGGTGACGCCGTAAATCCACAGCAGCGGGCAAATGGCGAAGAAGTAGAGGAAAGTGATCACCACCCCGCCGGTCTTCCCAAAGTGCTCTTCCACCGTTTCGGTGATGTTGCCGGAAACGTTGCTGCCGGACAGACACAAACGCGCCAGCGCGCGGTGGCAGTAAAACGCAATCGGGAACGCGAGAACCAGCATCAGCAAAATGGGGATCAATCCACCAAAGCCTGCGCGAATGGGGAAGAACAGCACGCCCGCGCCAATGGCGGTACCAAACAGGCCAAGCGTCCAGGTAGTATCAGACTTACGCCAGGAGGACGTTTTGGACTGGCCAACGATAATGCTTTCTGTGTTGCTCATAGGTCACCTTTATGCGTCAACGAAGCCGGTAATTTGGGAAACGCGGGAGAGATCGATATTGCCGCCGGAAATAATGCAGACGGTTTTACGGCCCTGAATATAGTGGTCAAGCTTGCCGCTTAATAATGCCGCGCAGGCCAGCGCACCGGCGCCTTCCGTCACCACTTTATTTCGCTGAATAAGGGCAATCATGCTGTTGCGAATATCGTCTTCGCTCACCAGTACAATGTCGTCGACCAGTTCACGAACAATTTCGAAGGTTAATTTACCCGGACGAGACACATCGCAGCCGTCAGCTAACGTGCCGGTAACGCGATGGTTGGTTATTTCTCCGGCCTGATACGATGCGGCCATTCCGTGAACGTTTTCAGACTGTACGCCGATAATATTAATGGTCGGGTTGATGGATTTAATCGCCGTGGCAATCCCGGCAATTAATCCGCCGCCGCCGATAGGGACAATCACGTTATCCACGTCGTACAAATCTTCGAGGATTTCCAGGCCGATGGTGCCCTGGCCGGCGATCACTTTCGGATCGTCATAAGGCGGGATAAAAATGCGCCCTTCCATCTCGACGATTTCGCTCACTTTGGCGATGGTGTCGTTGAAGTTTTCGCCGTGCAGCACCACCTCTGCCGAGTAGTCGCGCGTCGCGGCGACTTTGGATTTCGGTGCGCCCATTGGCATCACCACTTTGCCGTCGATACCGAGCATCGCACAGGAGAGCGACACTCCCTGCGCGTGGTTTCCTGCGGAGCAGGCGACGACGCCTTTGCGTTTTTCAGCATCGGTCAGCGAGCTTAATTTATTAAACGCACCGCGAATTTTAAACGAGCCGGTACGCTGCATGTTTTCAAACTTGAGGAATATCTCACCTTTACACCGTTCGCTGAGATAATTTGAGCGCGGCATGCCGGTTTTATAGATTTTTCCTGCCAGTCGCTTTCTGGCATCCTGTATATCTTCAATGGTTACCGGGAGATCGTAAGTAATGTGCATAATGTCCTCGTTATAATAATTCATTGTTTTCAGGCAAAGTCAGGGTATCAGAGCGTTAAATAGCGGCGCCCCGGGTGTTTTAAAGCGTGATTATTTTTATCGTCGTCTTTCTATATTCATCGAAGAATATTGTTTTGCCAGTTCGACTAAAACTGATGCCGATTTTTTAATTCTGTAATTTTTCGACCACACGGCGGCATAGCGCGCCACGGGTAATTCGTCCTCCACCGGCAGGACAATAAACTGGTCCGAACCGAACGGCGCAATCATGTCGCGCGGAATCACCGTCAGATAATCGGCATTCAGGACAAGGTTATAAATGGTGACGACGGAATCGGTCTGGACGATGTTTTCAATGCTGATGTGGTTGTCTTGCAGGGTGGTCAGGAGTTCTTTGTAGTAGCCCATATCGGTTTGCGGCATCACCCACTGCTCGTGCGTGAGCGATGCCAATGTCGTCGGGCCGGTGCACGTTCGTGATTTACTGGCGACCAGCACAAACTCGGACTCGAACAGCGGTTCGACGTGCAGATCCTGCAACAGCATTTCATCGCTCAGCGTGCCGATAGCGAAATCCAGACGACCGTCGCGAATGGCCGGAAGGAAAGAGGAGAGCTGGGCTTCATACATGGATACGCGTGCTTTCGGGAACACTTCCCTGAATTTTTTGATCATCCCGGACAGGAAGGTGAAACCAATCAGCGACGGATAGCCAAAGGAGACGTCCATGACGGTGCTAAAACTGAGGCTGTTAATCTCGCTCACCATGTTTTTCATCTCGCGGGTGATCGACTCAGAGTACGAGAGCAGAACCTGGCCCGCGGCAGTGAGTTTTACGCCGGTGTTTTTACGTACCATCACTTCCACGCCGAAGTAGGACTCAATATCGCTGATGATTTTGCTGACGGCGGGCTGCGTCAGGCCCAGCTGTCTTGCGGCAGAACCTATGGAGCCACTTTTAATGACTTCCTGAAATACCACGAGGTGCTGTGTTTTCGGTAGAATAATAGTGTTCATAATATTCTGCGCTTATTTCCCTATGACGGGGTGGATTCTACTCAATAATGTTTCAAGGGGTATGTGCTGTTACTCACAATTTGCTTTTTCACACTATTCACATGAATAATCAAAACCCTAAAAAGACTTTACTAACAATGAGATGAATGCATCAAGGCAGACCATTACGCTGATATTGATCAACAAAAACAGGAGTAATAAATTTATTTTATGGCAATAACCTTGATAAATTTCCTGCATTAAAAAAATCAATAAAGACGATCTTTCAGGCAATTAAAGGCCAATAAATAACCGTTATTCAGTTGAAACATTCTTTCAAATTATCAAATTCTGCAGAGGCTTTTTGGCCAGCTTTTGATAAAGAGTGGAACAGGTCACACATTCACAGCCTGAATGTTTTTGATTTCAATATATCCATATCAACCAGGAAAACATTCAGGATCATACAGATAACAATCATAACAAATTGACAATACTGTAAATTCACTGTTTTTCAGCGTGAAATTTTGTGATGGCGATCGTCTGCAGATTCAGGATAAACATTGAAGGGATAAAAACAGTGAAATGTGCTTAATGTCGCAAATATGAGAATTGATGTCGTTTGTCCGGTGCCGGTTGCCGCTTCGCTTACCCTGACCTACAACCACATAAAGCAAAAACCCCGCCGAAGCGGGGTTTCCTGAGAAGTTGAAGCTGACCGATAAGCCGGGTTCTGTCGTGGACAGTCATTCATCTAGGCCAGCAATCGCTCACTGGCTCAAGCAGCCTACCCGGGTTCAGTACGGGCCGTACCATGTGAACCCCTATTTGGCCTTGCTCCGGGTGGAGTTTACCGTGCCACGGACTGTTACCAGCCGCGCGGTGCGCTCTTACCGCACCCTTTCACCCTTACCTGATCCCGCTTGCGCGGGCCATCGGCGGTTTGCTCTCTGTTGCACTGGTCGTGGGTTTCCCCCCCAGGCGTTACCTGGCACCCTGCCCTGTGGAGCCCGGACTTTCCTCCCCTCCGCCCGTCTCCCCCGAAAAGGACGACGACGAAGCGGCGACTGTCTGGTCAGCTTCGGCGCGCAGTATAGAGGGTTTGCGCGCCGCTGTCACCCTCAGGTGCGGGTAAGATGCTATTAACGCGCCACTTCCACCTTCGCCAGTTTTTCGTAGTAGCACGCAATCGCGCTGTGATCGGCCGTGCCCAGGCCATCGGCACGCAGCGCCTGCATCATCTCCATGACCGCAGCGGTCAGCGGCAGCTGCGCACCCACGCCGTGAGAGGTGTCCAGGGCGTTCGCCAGATCTTTAATGTGCAGGTCGATGCGGAATCCCGGCTTGAAGTTACGGTCCATCACCATCGGCGCTTTGGCATCCAGCACGGTACTGCCCGCCAGGCCGCCGCGAATAGCCTGATAGACCAGATCCGGATTGACGCCCGCTTTGGTTGCCAGCGTCAGCGCTTCAGACATGGCGGCAATATTCAGCGCCACAATCACCTGGTTCGCCAGCTTGGTGACGTTGCCCGCACCAATATCTCCGGTATGCACCACGGATCCCGCCATCGCTTTCATCAGGTCATAGTATTTGTCGAACACGGCTTTATCGCCGCCCACCATCACCGAAAGGGTGCCGTCGATGGCTTTTGGCTCGCCGCCGCTGACGGGCGCATCCAGCATGTCGACGCCCTTCGCTTTTAACGCCTCGCTGATTTCACGGCTGGCAAGCGGGGCGATAGAGCTCATATCAATCAGCACCAGGCCGGGCTTCGCCCCCTCGATGATGCCGTTCTCCCCCAGCGCAACCTCTTTGACGTGCGGGGAGTTTGGCAGCATGGTGATGATGACATCGCACTGCTCGGCAATGGCTTTAGCGGTGGTGGCCGTTTCCGCACCCGCCGCCATCACCTCCGCCACAGACTGCGAATTATGATCGGATACCACCAGTGAGTAACCCGCTTTGATGAGGTTCTTACTCATTGGTTTACCCATGATCCCAAGACCAATAAAACCCACTTTCAGCGTCATAATCTGCTTCCTCAATGATGGTTATTTTTTAAAAGCGTCCGCTAATTTCTGCGTCGCTGAGCGGAACACGCCGAGGTCGCTGCCGACGGCTACAAAGGTGGCCCCCCACTCCAGGTAGCGACGGGCATCGGCCTCAACCGGCGCCAGAATGCCGCACGGTTTACCGTGCGCTTTGGCGCGGGCAAAGATGTGCTGGATCGCGCGCTGCACGTCAGGATGGCTGGCGTTACCCAGATGACCAAAGGCGGCAGCCAGATCGCTTGGGCCGACAAAGATACCGTCCACGCCGTTTGTGGCTGCAATCGCGTCGAGATTATCAACGCCCTGCTGGCTCTCGATCTGAACCAGAATGGTGATGTTGTTATTGGACTGAGCGAAGTAGTCCTTAACGGTGCCAAACATGTTGGCGCGGTGCGAAACGGAGACGCCGCGGATCCCTTCCGGCGGATAGCGCGTTGAGGCCACGGCCAGCGCCGCCTGTTCTTCGGTTTCCACAAACGGGATCAGGAAATTGTAGAAACCGATATCCAGCAGACGCTTGATAATCACCGGATCGTTAGTGGGCACACGCACTACCGGGGCGCTGGGGCTGCCTTTCAGCGCCATCAGCTGCGGAATAAAGGTGCTGATATCGTTCGGCGCATGTTCGCCGTCCAGCACCAGCCAGTCGAACCCGGCCAGGCCCAGCACTTCGGTGCTGATAGGGTTTGCCAGCGCGGACCAGCAGCCAATCTGAATCTGGTGCGCCGCTAGAGCCGCTTTAAACGTATTCGGGAAGATATCGTTATTCATCTCATATACCTTTTTAATTCCGCAGTTTTAGCCCGTATTATTCATTTCGAAACAGATTCTTTTTATATTTATTTCTCTGACTGAATGTTGGCGCAATAAAATCGTCATTCAGTATAATCGGCTCTGTGTGACATCACATTGTCTTAATGCTCAAGTATCACGCCGCATCTCAACGCTATTTTGAGCATACGCACAAAGCAGTGGGCGCTAATGCACAGAATCAAGGATTAGTCCGCCTGAAACGATCGCGATCACATTTTCACTTTTCCCGTCCTGACATGCTTTATTTCTTCGATAAGAAAACGATTATCCAGGAGCTATATTTCATAGCTGAAACTTTGCCGGAGAAAAGTGAATAATGGCCGATATTGCAATTAGAGAGGCATCGCCGACGGCGTTTTATATTAAGGTTCACGATACGGATAACGTGGCGATTATTGTCAACGACAGTGGCTTAAAAGCAGGCACCCGCTTCCCGGACGGGCTTGAGCTGATTGAGCACATTCCGCAGGGACACAAGGTCGCGCTGGTCGATATTCCTGCCCACGGTGCAATCGTCCGTTACGGTGAAGTCATAGGCTATGCGGTACGCGCTATCCCGCAGGGTAGCTGGATTGAGGAATCGCTGGTTGAACTGCCCAAAGCACCGCCGCTGAATACCTTGCCGCTGGCTACCCGCGTTCCTGAACCGCTTCCTCCGCTGGAGGGGTATACCTTCGAAGGCTACCGCAACGCGGACGGCAGCGTGGGAACCAAAAACCTGCTCGGCATTACCACCAGCGTGCACTGCGTGGCGGGCGTGGTGGATTACGTAGTGAAAATCATTGAGCGCGATCTGCTGCCGAAGTACCCGAACGTCGACGGCGTGGTGGGTCTTAACCACCTGTACGGCTGCGGTGTGGCGATCAACGCGCCAGCGGCGGTCGTGCCGATCCGTACCATTCACAATATCGCCCTTAACCCGAACTTTGGCGGCGAGGTGATGGTGATTGGTCTCGGGTGTGAAAAATTGCAGCCAGAGCGCCTGCTGCAGGGCACCGAAGATGTCAAAGCCATCCCGGCTGACGAGGCCAGCATCGTGCGCCTGCAGGACGAACGCCACGTTGGCTTCCGTTCGATGGTCGACGATATTCTTCAGGTGGCGGAGCGTCATCTGGACAAACTCAACCGCCGCCAGCGCGAAACGTGCCCGGCATCGGAACTGGTGGTGGGCACTCAGTGTGGCGGCAGCGATGCCTTCTCTGGCGTGACGGCTAACCCGGCGGTGGGCTATGCGTCCGATCTGCTGGTGCGCTGCGGCGCCACGGTGATGTTCTCCGAAGTCACCGAAGTGCGTGACGCCATCCATCTCCTTACGCCGCGCGCCGTTAATGAAGAGGTGGGGAAACGCCTGCTCGAGGAGATGGCCTGGTACGATAGCTATCTCGATATGGGCAAAACCGACCGCAGCGCCAACCCCTCTCCGGGCAACAAGAAAGGCGGTCTGGCAAACGTGGTGGAAAAAGCCCTCGGTTCGATAGCTAAATCCGGCCAGAGCGCGATTGTGGAAGTGCTCTCTCCGGGCCAGCGGCCAACCAGGCGCGGTCTGATCTATGCGGCTACGCCTGCCAGCGATTTTGTTTGCGGCACCCAGCAGGTGGCGTCCGGCATTACGGTACAGGTCTTTACCACCGGGCGCGGCACGCCGTACGGCCTGATGGCGGTCCCGGTGATCAAGATGGCGACCCGCACCGAGCTGGCAAACCGCTGGTATGACTTAATGGATATCAACGCGGGCACCATTGCCACCGGGGAAGAGAGTATTGAAGACGTGGGCTGGAAACTGTTCCATTTTATTCTGGACGTGGCAAGCGGGCGGAAGAAAACGTTCTCGGATCAATGGGGATTACACAATCAGCTGGCGGTGTTCAACCCGGCACCGGTGACGTGATTCATATTCCCAACTGCACCGAACGGTCCTCTCTCCCTGTGAGAGAGGGATCCCCAGAAATTTCTCAACCCGGAGCGATCAATGTTGCTTCAGGAAAATGAATGACTTGCAGCGACGCCCTGGTCCGGCTGTAAATCGCTGAGGCGTTTGCCTTCCGGCCGGGGCGAGGCGCAGGGATGCGCCGAGAGGGCGGGCTTTACAGGGACGTTGCCTCCGCCCGTACCCGACAAGCCGGAAGGAATAAGCCGGGAGCCCGGGTTGCCAGGGTGGTGGCGACTGAGCCACTCTGGCACGTTCACCGATCATGTCGTAACAGAGTAGCAAGGAACATAAAGTGAACGGAATGACCACCACAGCCGTATGTTCCCCCTCACCCCAGCCCTCTCCCTCAGGGAGAGGGGGTCGTCCGTGCTGGCATTATTTTGGGGGGAACCCTCAGCCCACAGGAAGAGGGGAAAAGCCCCTTAAACCAACACCACATCAATCCCGCTTTTCCGCAGCCCGTCCAGGCTCTCCGCCGGAATGCCTTCATCGACAATAATCATATCAATCCTTTGCGTATCAATGATTTTATGCAGGCTTGAGCGGTTAAACTTGCTGGAGTCCGTCACCACGATAATACGCTCCGCCACCTCGCACATTTTGCGGTTCAAACGTGCTTCATCCTCGTTGTGCGTGCTCACGCCGCGATCGAGATCGATGGCGTCAACGCCCAGGAACAGCAGGTCAAAATGGT is a genomic window containing:
- the tdcA gene encoding transcriptional regulator TdcA → MNTIILPKTQHLVVFQEVIKSGSIGSAARQLGLTQPAVSKIISDIESYFGVEVMVRKNTGVKLTAAGQVLLSYSESITREMKNMVSEINSLSFSTVMDVSFGYPSLIGFTFLSGMIKKFREVFPKARVSMYEAQLSSFLPAIRDGRLDFAIGTLSDEMLLQDLHVEPLFESEFVLVASKSRTCTGPTTLASLTHEQWVMPQTDMGYYKELLTTLQDNHISIENIVQTDSVVTIYNLVLNADYLTVIPRDMIAPFGSDQFIVLPVEDELPVARYAAVWSKNYRIKKSASVLVELAKQYSSMNIERRR
- the garR gene encoding 2-hydroxy-3-oxopropionate reductase: MTLKVGFIGLGIMGKPMSKNLIKAGYSLVVSDHNSQSVAEVMAAGAETATTAKAIAEQCDVIITMLPNSPHVKEVALGENGIIEGAKPGLVLIDMSSIAPLASREISEALKAKGVDMLDAPVSGGEPKAIDGTLSVMVGGDKAVFDKYYDLMKAMAGSVVHTGDIGAGNVTKLANQVIVALNIAAMSEALTLATKAGVNPDLVYQAIRGGLAGSTVLDAKAPMVMDRNFKPGFRIDLHIKDLANALDTSHGVGAQLPLTAAVMEMMQALRADGLGTADHSAIACYYEKLAKVEVAR
- the garL gene encoding 2-dehydro-3-deoxyglucarate aldolase, which gives rise to MNNDIFPNTFKAALAAHQIQIGCWSALANPISTEVLGLAGFDWLVLDGEHAPNDISTFIPQLMALKGSPSAPVVRVPTNDPVIIKRLLDIGFYNFLIPFVETEEQAALAVASTRYPPEGIRGVSVSHRANMFGTVKDYFAQSNNNITILVQIESQQGVDNLDAIAATNGVDGIFVGPSDLAAAFGHLGNASHPDVQRAIQHIFARAKAHGKPCGILAPVEADARRYLEWGATFVAVGSDLGVFRSATQKLADAFKK
- the garD gene encoding galactarate dehydratase, whose amino-acid sequence is MADIAIREASPTAFYIKVHDTDNVAIIVNDSGLKAGTRFPDGLELIEHIPQGHKVALVDIPAHGAIVRYGEVIGYAVRAIPQGSWIEESLVELPKAPPLNTLPLATRVPEPLPPLEGYTFEGYRNADGSVGTKNLLGITTSVHCVAGVVDYVVKIIERDLLPKYPNVDGVVGLNHLYGCGVAINAPAAVVPIRTIHNIALNPNFGGEVMVIGLGCEKLQPERLLQGTEDVKAIPADEASIVRLQDERHVGFRSMVDDILQVAERHLDKLNRRQRETCPASELVVGTQCGGSDAFSGVTANPAVGYASDLLVRCGATVMFSEVTEVRDAIHLLTPRAVNEEVGKRLLEEMAWYDSYLDMGKTDRSANPSPGNKKGGLANVVEKALGSIAKSGQSAIVEVLSPGQRPTRRGLIYAATPASDFVCGTQQVASGITVQVFTTGRGTPYGLMAVPVIKMATRTELANRWYDLMDINAGTIATGEESIEDVGWKLFHFILDVASGRKKTFSDQWGLHNQLAVFNPAPVT